One genomic segment of Dehalogenimonas alkenigignens includes these proteins:
- a CDS encoding aspartate kinase encodes MAIIVQKYGGTSVANAERIRAVARRIIATKEKGNQVVVVVSAMGDATDDLIELARELSEHPDPRELDVLMSTGEIVSSTLLAMALKQMGHEAISLSGAQAGIKTDASHSRARITGIEPERIHRELHKGRIVIVAGFQGITDSMEVTTLGRGGSDTSAVALAAILGAEICERFTDVDGVYTADPRVVPEARRLKEISYEEMLELATYGAKIMHPRAVELGQLYNIPILVASSFNDNPGTLIHGGKMEIRNKVSGIAHDLDVAKITLVGIPDKPGIAASLFEPLAKAGVSVDTIVQNASVARITDITFTLAESDLKKAMDVVKPIAEKLGATSIAADANIGKISIVGTGIQNTPGYAAKMFRALYDAGINIDLISTSEIRITVIIEEGKVKEAVKALHKAFELETEE; translated from the coding sequence ATGGCAATCATCGTTCAGAAATACGGCGGCACGTCGGTGGCCAACGCCGAGCGCATCCGCGCCGTGGCCCGGCGGATCATCGCCACCAAAGAGAAGGGCAACCAGGTGGTGGTGGTCGTTTCGGCTATGGGCGACGCCACCGACGACCTGATCGAGCTGGCGCGGGAGCTTTCCGAGCACCCCGACCCTCGGGAACTGGACGTCCTCATGTCCACCGGCGAGATCGTATCCTCGACGCTGCTGGCCATGGCTTTGAAGCAGATGGGCCACGAGGCCATCTCCCTGTCCGGCGCCCAGGCCGGCATCAAGACCGACGCCTCCCACTCGCGGGCGCGCATCACCGGCATCGAGCCGGAACGCATCCACCGCGAGCTGCACAAGGGGCGCATCGTCATTGTCGCCGGCTTCCAGGGCATCACCGACAGCATGGAGGTGACCACCCTCGGCCGCGGCGGTTCCGACACCTCGGCGGTAGCCCTGGCCGCTATCCTGGGGGCGGAGATCTGCGAGCGATTCACCGACGTCGACGGCGTCTATACCGCCGACCCGAGGGTGGTGCCCGAAGCGCGGCGCTTGAAGGAGATCTCCTACGAGGAGATGCTGGAGCTGGCGACCTACGGCGCCAAGATCATGCACCCCCGCGCCGTCGAACTGGGCCAGCTTTATAACATACCCATTCTGGTCGCTTCGAGCTTTAACGACAATCCCGGCACGCTGATTCACGGAGGAAAAATGGAAATCCGCAATAAAGTGAGCGGCATCGCTCATGACCTGGACGTGGCCAAGATCACCCTGGTGGGCATCCCTGACAAGCCGGGCATCGCCGCTTCGCTGTTCGAACCGCTGGCCAAGGCCGGCGTGTCGGTGGACACCATCGTCCAGAACGCCTCGGTGGCCCGCATCACCGACATCACCTTCACCCTGGCCGAATCCGACCTGAAAAAAGCCATGGACGTGGTTAAACCGATCGCCGAAAAGCTGGGGGCGACCAGCATCGCCGCCGACGCCAACATCGGCAAGATTTCCATCGTCGGCACCGGCATCCAGAACACGCCGGGCTACGCCGCCAAGATGTTCCGGGCGCTGTATGACGCCGGCATCAACATTGACCTCATCTCCACTTCCGAGATCCGCATCACCGTGATTATCGAGGAAGGCAAGGTCAAAGAGGCGGTCAAAGCGCTGCACAAGGCCTTCGAACTGGAAACGGAAGAGTAA
- the mazG gene encoding nucleoside triphosphate pyrophosphohydrolase — protein sequence MADSSAGSGQAGEHFQRLVDVIDRLRGPDGCPWDREQTHRSVRDSLLEECYEVLEAIDAGDGAELKTELGDLLMQVVFHARIASEAGGFNIGDVIGGITAKLIRRHPHIFGQAQAADSGEVLRRWEDIKAAERPAAASMLDGVPRAMPALAYSQEVQGRAARVGFDWRDDQGVIDKLAEEVSELKESASAAEKEAEFGDILFTLVNWARRQGIDAESALRGAGRKFAGRFKAMEACCAGRGVSFRELTFDQQNELWEQVKDGGGDSGG from the coding sequence TTGGCGGATTCTTCGGCAGGCTCAGGGCAGGCGGGCGAACACTTCCAGAGGCTGGTGGATGTCATTGACCGGCTGCGGGGGCCGGACGGCTGCCCGTGGGACCGGGAGCAGACCCACCGCTCCGTCCGCGACTCGCTCCTTGAGGAATGCTACGAGGTGCTGGAGGCTATCGACGCCGGCGACGGCGCGGAGCTTAAGACGGAACTCGGCGACCTCTTGATGCAGGTGGTGTTCCATGCCCGGATCGCGTCGGAGGCGGGCGGATTCAATATCGGCGACGTTATCGGCGGCATAACCGCCAAGCTCATCCGGCGCCATCCGCACATCTTCGGCCAGGCTCAGGCGGCGGATTCGGGGGAGGTGCTGCGGCGGTGGGAGGACATTAAAGCGGCGGAGCGGCCGGCAGCGGCTTCGATGCTGGACGGGGTGCCCCGGGCGATGCCGGCGCTGGCCTACAGCCAGGAGGTCCAGGGCCGGGCGGCGCGGGTGGGCTTCGACTGGCGGGACGACCAGGGCGTCATCGACAAGCTGGCCGAGGAAGTATCGGAGCTAAAGGAGTCGGCGTCGGCGGCGGAGAAAGAGGCCGAGTTCGGCGACATCCTGTTCACCCTGGTCAACTGGGCGCGGCGCCAGGGGATAGACGCCGAGAGCGCCCTCCGGGGCGCCGGGCGGAAGTTCGCCGGGCGTTTCAAGGCGATGGAGGCCTGCTGCGCCGGGCGGGGGGTATCATTCAGGGAGCTGACCTTCGACCAGCAGAACGAGCTGTGGGAACAGGTCAAGGACGGCGGCGGTGACTCGGGCGGCTAA
- a CDS encoding c-type cytochrome, giving the protein MRGSDEADIVVLKANTAAAALGCLAAACTPETVSPTGLADAGLIFSNDCASCHASDRTGDHGPDIRPASLTDYSQTSLAAFLGDHKTAKKLTAEQRAILAEWLKR; this is encoded by the coding sequence TTGAGAGGTTCTGATGAAGCGGATATCGTTGTTCTTAAAGCTAACACGGCGGCGGCGGCGCTGGGCTGCCTGGCGGCGGCCTGCACGCCGGAGACGGTATCGCCGACCGGCCTGGCCGATGCCGGGCTGATCTTCTCCAATGACTGCGCCTCCTGCCACGCGTCGGACCGGACGGGAGACCACGGGCCGGATATCAGGCCGGCGTCTTTGACGGACTACAGCCAGACCAGCCTGGCGGCGTTCCTCGGCGACCATAAAACGGCGAAGAAACTTACGGCGGAGCAGCGGGCAATACTGGCGGAGTGGCTCAAGAGGTAG
- a CDS encoding type II toxin-antitoxin system HicA family toxin, with protein sequence MRLPRDVGGEDLALRLSRFGYLIVRQTGSHLRLTSSRTGRDHHVTIPVHKPLRLGTLNSILTEVAGYLEMEKEDLIAALFA encoded by the coding sequence TTGAGGCTGCCGCGGGATGTCGGCGGAGAAGACCTCGCCCTCCGCCTGTCCAGATTCGGCTATCTCATTGTCAGGCAGACCGGCAGCCACCTGAGGTTGACCTCCAGCCGTACCGGCCGTGACCACCACGTCACCATCCCCGTACACAAACCGCTGCGCCTCGGCACATTGAATTCTATTCTGACTGAGGTCGCCGGGTACCTGGAAATGGAAAAGGAAGACCTTATCGCCGCCCTTTTTGCTTAG
- a CDS encoding metallophosphoesterase → MKTLLLHLSDIHLQQSSNIILNRISNLASSLNLVAREVDDCYCVLSGDIAFSGKNDEYQQAEEFLRMLKQALEQVTNINNIVFILAPGNHDCDFSLNDEIRETLLTGIVSSSSSRSISPKLVEQVTQVQNSFFKFASLHNQAAFKENRLWYEARFPSGKHTFVFVVLNTAWMSSIKETYGSLFFPTEVLTPSEKGESIRICVFHHPGRWFNEKAFHEFRRFLDSHYDLVLTGHEHDQYYSGTKTIEGKSCEYIEGGILQGKSDSSSFNAIVVDTDLCNFKLHEYSWEINSYVVKKTSKDWQSLSDKVFKPLFYNTAKFSEYLQDLGLTFSHPRKDKLTIDDVFVDPEIFLHIVDKTAGQNSDIRIDNLLEVITKYNFVILIGGLRTGKSVLLKRTYSDLLANNIVPLWAYGAKLPFPNEDNIRSYIRHSYEEQYGTDKFDDYDRLPLQQRAVVIDDLHKSNLKPKGKIALLKELKRYFGYILVSGNNIIDIEEFLDNNARYGTDMAEFARVTIAEYGYRLRSKLLGKWLNAGDPDSADIYSSEKYKQLENIINDTLNRPSIPRTPFYIMIILQAAENKYNLNAASGSNGYYYQVIINDAILKTKRSNKDIDIKVGYLSRLAYYMFKRQLSSISAEDMLLFNNNEYLALSGLLVNCDQILMDLVEGQILRLENGYYKFQYSYYAQYFAAMFMANNIQQSKYREEVKRHVIKICNNIHKEHYLNIIEFLYFMSKDPLIAQTIIDNANKIFTDVPLSDLHQDIRFINDMQANIKTVRISSKPVEETRGVILKAQEEDQANIVYNMADVEEFNELELVGMILYAFASINIFGEIIRNYMGTTDIDCIQPLTEESYKVGLRTLSVLLKSIENGREEIVEEIKQHVKTPLLEHELVEELGKRVFYYSAFVALAVIRTLSHSLGASELTKIYQTIYENNPLQSVQLINLTIRIEQSKYPPVDYILALAKELEQNHFALELLLQIVVVNMSLYSWPIEARQKVVAGLKLQEYDDNPKVITRENKLFPGN, encoded by the coding sequence ATGAAAACGCTTTTATTACACCTGAGTGATATACATTTACAACAGTCTAGCAACATCATTTTAAATAGAATTAGTAACCTTGCGTCATCCTTGAACTTAGTTGCGCGCGAAGTAGATGACTGTTATTGCGTCTTATCGGGAGACATTGCTTTCAGTGGGAAAAATGATGAATACCAACAAGCCGAAGAATTTCTTAGAATGTTGAAACAAGCACTTGAACAGGTCACAAATATAAATAATATTGTATTTATTTTAGCTCCAGGTAACCATGATTGCGATTTTTCTCTAAATGATGAAATTAGGGAAACATTGCTTACCGGAATTGTGAGTTCTTCATCGTCTCGCTCTATTTCACCTAAACTCGTAGAGCAAGTTACACAGGTTCAAAACAGCTTCTTCAAGTTTGCCTCACTTCATAACCAAGCTGCTTTTAAAGAGAATAGACTTTGGTATGAAGCGAGATTCCCATCGGGCAAACACACGTTTGTGTTTGTGGTATTAAATACGGCTTGGATGTCAAGTATCAAAGAAACGTATGGATCTCTGTTCTTTCCCACAGAGGTTCTCACTCCCTCCGAAAAAGGTGAATCTATACGGATTTGCGTCTTTCACCACCCAGGGCGTTGGTTCAATGAGAAGGCTTTTCACGAGTTTCGTAGGTTTTTAGATAGCCACTATGACCTAGTCCTAACTGGACATGAACATGATCAGTATTACTCAGGAACAAAAACTATTGAAGGAAAATCCTGTGAGTATATTGAGGGCGGGATTCTGCAAGGTAAAAGCGATTCCTCTTCCTTCAATGCAATCGTTGTTGATACCGACCTTTGTAATTTTAAACTGCACGAATACTCTTGGGAAATTAATAGTTACGTCGTGAAAAAAACCTCAAAAGATTGGCAATCGTTATCAGACAAGGTGTTTAAACCGCTCTTTTATAATACCGCGAAGTTCTCCGAGTATCTACAGGATTTAGGTTTAACATTCTCTCATCCGCGGAAAGATAAATTAACTATCGACGATGTGTTTGTTGATCCAGAGATTTTCCTTCATATCGTTGACAAAACTGCCGGGCAAAACAGTGATATAAGAATTGATAACTTACTTGAAGTTATTACCAAGTACAATTTCGTTATTCTGATCGGAGGTTTGAGGACAGGGAAATCGGTATTGTTGAAGCGCACATACAGCGATTTGTTAGCTAACAATATCGTACCCCTTTGGGCTTATGGTGCCAAGTTGCCGTTCCCCAATGAAGATAATATTAGATCTTATATTAGGCATTCTTATGAGGAACAATATGGAACAGACAAGTTTGACGATTACGACCGACTTCCTTTACAACAGAGAGCAGTTGTTATAGATGACCTACACAAATCCAATTTAAAGCCAAAGGGGAAAATCGCTCTTCTTAAAGAGCTAAAACGTTATTTTGGTTATATTTTAGTTAGTGGAAACAATATCATTGATATTGAAGAATTTCTAGATAACAATGCTAGATACGGAACCGATATGGCTGAGTTCGCTAGAGTTACAATCGCCGAGTATGGATACCGTTTGAGATCCAAACTATTGGGGAAATGGTTGAATGCCGGTGATCCAGACAGTGCGGACATCTACTCCTCGGAAAAATACAAACAACTTGAAAACATTATTAATGATACACTTAATCGCCCGAGTATTCCACGTACGCCTTTCTACATTATGATTATTCTTCAAGCAGCGGAAAACAAATACAATCTCAACGCAGCATCCGGGTCAAATGGCTACTATTATCAAGTGATTATCAATGATGCAATACTCAAGACTAAACGGTCCAATAAGGATATAGATATAAAAGTTGGATATTTATCGCGATTAGCATATTACATGTTCAAACGGCAACTATCTTCAATATCTGCAGAAGATATGCTGTTATTTAATAATAACGAGTATCTCGCGTTGTCTGGTTTATTGGTAAATTGCGATCAGATACTCATGGATTTGGTTGAAGGACAAATATTGCGTTTGGAAAACGGTTATTACAAGTTTCAATATTCTTATTATGCACAATATTTCGCAGCAATGTTTATGGCAAATAATATACAACAGTCCAAGTATCGCGAGGAAGTTAAAAGGCACGTTATCAAGATCTGCAACAATATTCACAAAGAACACTATTTAAATATAATTGAGTTTCTATATTTCATGTCGAAAGACCCTTTGATAGCCCAAACAATAATAGACAATGCAAATAAAATCTTTACTGATGTACCGTTAAGTGATTTACACCAGGACATTCGATTTATAAACGATATGCAAGCAAACATAAAAACAGTACGAATTAGTAGCAAACCCGTGGAGGAGACACGAGGCGTAATATTAAAAGCCCAGGAAGAAGACCAGGCAAACATAGTATATAATATGGCAGATGTAGAAGAATTCAATGAACTTGAACTAGTTGGAATGATATTATATGCTTTTGCAAGTATTAATATATTCGGAGAAATCATTCGGAATTACATGGGGACAACCGATATCGACTGCATCCAACCTTTAACCGAGGAATCGTATAAAGTTGGGTTAAGGACTCTTTCTGTTTTACTAAAATCCATTGAGAACGGACGTGAAGAAATTGTTGAGGAGATTAAACAACACGTAAAAACTCCGTTACTGGAACATGAACTCGTTGAAGAACTTGGGAAAAGGGTATTCTACTATAGTGCTTTTGTTGCATTGGCAGTGATTAGAACACTATCCCATTCTCTCGGGGCTTCAGAATTAACAAAAATATATCAAACAATATATGAAAATAATCCCCTACAATCAGTACAATTAATAAATTTGACGATACGTATCGAACAATCTAAGTATCCCCCTGTAGATTATATATTAGCATTGGCTAAAGAATTAGAACAAAACCATTTTGCATTGGAATTGCTGCTCCAAATCGTGGTGGTTAATATGTCCTTATATTCATGGCCGATAGAAGCTCGCCAAAAAGTGGTTGCGGGACTAAAATTACAGGAATATGATGATAATCCCAAGGTAATAACTCGAGAAAACAAACTGTTCCCCGGCAATTGA
- a CDS encoding cofactor-independent phosphoglycerate mutase — protein sequence MKYVVLIIDGASGWPAEGLGGKTSLEAAKTPNLDQMARRATVGLAGTVPVGMEPSSACACMSVLGYNPKVFYKGRAAIEARSLEIPIAADETVFRANLVTIENGRMADYSAGHIGSNESAELIRFLDEKLGTPELSLHPGVGYRHILKLKGRPETLKAACTPPHDIPGQPVEDYLPRGEGSDILRNIMAASAELLKDHPVNRDRIARGEKPATSLWLFWGSGQLPNMPSFKDRYGLSAAITSGVDLLRGLGQMQGMDVLCIQGVTDNADNDYAFQMEQALGALETYDMVVVHVEAPDEAGHAGDAEGKVKAIEMIDRDMVGRLREYSRDKLRALIMPDHPTPLKIRTHAAEPVPFMIWGSGVRTSGARRFTEADAKGTGVTVAEAHNIMSMVVRG from the coding sequence ATGAAATACGTGGTGCTCATCATCGACGGGGCTTCCGGGTGGCCGGCGGAGGGGCTGGGCGGCAAGACCAGCCTGGAGGCGGCTAAAACCCCGAATCTCGACCAGATGGCGCGGCGGGCGACGGTGGGCCTGGCCGGCACGGTGCCGGTGGGCATGGAGCCTTCTTCCGCCTGCGCCTGCATGTCGGTGCTGGGCTACAACCCGAAGGTATTTTACAAGGGCCGCGCCGCCATTGAGGCAAGGTCTCTGGAGATCCCCATCGCCGCGGACGAGACGGTCTTCCGGGCTAACCTGGTGACCATCGAGAACGGCAGGATGGCGGACTATTCCGCCGGGCATATCGGTTCAAACGAGTCCGCCGAGCTAATACGTTTCCTGGATGAAAAGCTGGGGACGCCGGAATTGTCGCTCCACCCTGGCGTCGGCTACCGCCATATTTTGAAGCTTAAAGGGCGGCCGGAGACGCTGAAAGCCGCCTGCACGCCGCCGCACGACATTCCGGGGCAGCCGGTCGAGGATTATCTGCCGCGGGGCGAGGGCTCGGACATCCTGCGCAACATCATGGCCGCCTCGGCGGAACTGCTGAAAGACCACCCGGTCAACCGGGACAGAATAGCCCGGGGCGAAAAACCGGCGACGAGCCTGTGGCTGTTCTGGGGCAGCGGCCAGCTGCCGAACATGCCGTCCTTCAAAGACCGCTACGGGCTATCCGCGGCCATCACCTCAGGCGTCGATCTGCTGCGGGGCCTGGGCCAGATGCAGGGCATGGACGTGCTGTGCATCCAGGGAGTGACCGACAACGCGGACAACGATTACGCCTTCCAGATGGAGCAGGCGCTTGGAGCCCTGGAGACTTATGACATGGTGGTCGTCCACGTCGAAGCGCCGGACGAGGCAGGTCACGCCGGCGACGCCGAAGGCAAAGTCAAGGCGATCGAGATGATCGACCGCGACATGGTGGGGCGGCTGCGCGAATACAGCAGGGACAAACTGCGGGCGCTCATCATGCCCGACCACCCCACGCCGCTAAAGATACGCACCCATGCCGCCGAACCGGTGCCGTTCATGATCTGGGGCTCCGGGGTGCGCACCTCCGGCGCCCGCCGCTTCACCGAGGCCGATGCCAAAGGCACCGGAGTCACGGTGGCCGAAGCGCACAACATCATGAGCATGGTGGTGAGGGGATAA
- a CDS encoding DOMON domain-containing protein, with amino-acid sequence MSKKALGLLSVGAVLLILAAASGCSDKTAATFQSPQGVAWTSDGRVTPGEYENHLVLSEFFTLNWNSDGKYIYVAMEGTSPYSPGYVALGFTPADWTAEMKKTGSDMIIGFVAGGVAYATDAMSIDKLTPHPADDRNDVEQLSGSVTGNTTIIEFCRKLDTGDSKDQKLEIGLNRIMWAVGFNPTDSGAHPAGGRGYAEIEIK; translated from the coding sequence GTGAGCAAGAAAGCCCTGGGTCTTTTAAGCGTCGGCGCCGTCCTGCTGATACTGGCCGCCGCCTCCGGCTGTTCGGACAAGACCGCCGCCACCTTCCAATCGCCCCAGGGCGTCGCCTGGACTTCCGACGGCCGGGTCACACCCGGCGAATATGAAAACCATCTGGTGCTGTCGGAGTTCTTCACCCTCAACTGGAACTCGGACGGCAAGTACATCTACGTCGCCATGGAGGGCACCTCGCCCTATTCCCCCGGCTACGTCGCCCTGGGCTTCACGCCCGCGGACTGGACCGCCGAAATGAAAAAGACCGGCTCGGATATGATCATCGGCTTCGTCGCCGGCGGCGTGGCCTACGCCACCGACGCCATGTCCATCGACAAGCTCACCCCCCACCCCGCCGATGACCGCAACGATGTCGAGCAGCTTTCCGGCTCGGTGACCGGCAACACCACCATCATCGAGTTCTGCCGCAAGCTGGACACCGGCGACAGCAAAGACCAGAAGCTGGAGATCGGCCTGAACCGCATCATGTGGGCTGTCGGCTTCAACCCCACTGATTCCGGCGCCCATCCCGCCGGCGGCCGCGGCTACGCCGAGATCGAGATCAAATAA